From Erigeron canadensis isolate Cc75 chromosome 8, C_canadensis_v1, whole genome shotgun sequence, one genomic window encodes:
- the LOC122610360 gene encoding uncharacterized protein LOC122610360, with translation MCSTAKKMWSTLTVMFEGCSTSMESTITTLTRRYERFFSLRNESLTDTHTCFNALVNDLTVVGITKKNEVLKSIFLDSLPPKWNNYISSVKLSSVYQDLDLPGLFGLLHNQECSEAEKLIAMGDSYSQPASALVASMTEHSSSISNEIIPCINKSVPVISNTNSICSESDCDESDGEDLANEVALLAERIRRRSFNKFKGKGRSGQVDKTKKPFDMSKVTCYKCGKPGHMVGDCRSKESSQAVPLKGGRNEKYSKLKTKYKALKAQVAELSKKVEKDEMSMIAKDWAESAISSDDEKYKDAKCFMAKEKFVEDLVKIQQQSESAHKAFKLNRLGDEVLLQKHFNQELKKEISILKQEVSSKNFTIEKLESEVKAQKQLNAILVTEAKTSEEKFLKIKHITESWCTGSKRAAKCVNVQKSGIGFIDPKKIGQTIAEAVSESDREQEKVRDYSVPKKKNKLLKNEKSDSKGNVVPIKSVSNPNHLKSDSDKIISKYVESRKGLSRCTYLTLGQWVFQAYDRIRVSYVNGLKHHLISVSQLCDAGYEVRFRSNKGIVLDLESNVVLIANRDESLYSFDMRNPTVSKEVCFMSKTQDELNWLWHKRLSHMNLKDINKLYKKELVSGLPVIKYEKDKLCGSCEKGKQHKASFKLKSCSTIDSCLDLLHMDLGRKPEIGFLRMFGSPCYILNQKDHLGKFDEKADEGILLGYVTMMKAYRVYNKRTNTIENSVNVSIDEGCSKPACSPPEDKDIDFEELDVPENEPPSNPPVENNDAQTQGEQLNEKEELSFFENV, from the exons atgtgtTCAACTGCTAAGAAAATGTGGAGTACTTTGACTGTCATGTTTGAGGGTTGCTCTACCTCCATGGAATCTACCATTACTACTCTCACTAGGAGGTATGAGAGATTTTTCTCTTTGAGAAATGAATCCTTAACTGATACTCATACCTGCTTTAATGCTTTGGTAAATGATTTAACTGTTGTTGGAATCACtaagaaaaatgaagttttgaaaagTATATTTCTTGACTCATTACCACCAAAATGGAATAATTACATTTCTTCTGTGAAACTAAGTTCTGTTTATcaagatcttgatctccctggACTTTTTGGTTTACTTCATAATCAAGAATGTTCCGAAGCTGAGAAACTAATTGCTATGGGTGATTCTTATAGTCAGCCTGCTAGTGCACTTGTTGCATCTATGACTGAACactctagttcaatttctaatgaGATCATTCCATGCATCAATAAATCTGTACCTGTGATTTCTAACACTAATTCTATTTGTTCTGAGTCTGATTGTGATGAATCTGATGGTGAGGACTTAGCCAATGAAGTGGCTTTGTTAGCTGAAAGGATAAGAAGGAGATCGTTCAACAAATTCAAAGGAAAAGGTAGAAGTGGGCAAGTTGATAAGACCAAGAAGCCATTTGACATGTCCAAGGTCACTTGCTACAAGTGTGGTAAGCCTGGACACATGGTTGGTGATTGCAGATCCAAAGAGTCTTCCCAAGCTGTGCCACTTAAAGgtggaagaaatgaaaaatactcAAAGCTCAAGACCAAATACAAGGCCTTGAAAGCACAAGTGGCTGAGCTGAGtaagaaagttgaaaaagatgagatgagtatgatagccaaagaTTGGGCTGAGAGTGCCATTTCCTCTGATGATGAGAAGTATAAGGATGCCAAGTGCTTTATGGCTAAAGAAAAGTTTGTTGAGGATCTTGTCAAGATTCAACAGCAATCTGAGTCAGCTCACAAGGCATTCAA GCTAAATAGACTTGGTGATGAGGTTCTCTTGCAAAAACACTTTAATCAAgaacttaaaaaggaaatttcaattttaaaacaAGAAGTAAGCTCAAAGAATTTCACCATTGAAAAACTTGAATCTGAAGTAAAAGCTCAAAAGCAATTAAATGCTATTTTGGTCACTGAAGCTAAAActtcagaagaaaagtttttgaaaatcaagcACATAACTGAATCATGGTGCACTGGTTCCAAAAGAGCTGCAAAATGTGTTAATGTGCAA AAGTCTGGTATTGGGTTTATTGATCCTAAGAAAATTGGTCAAACCATTGCTGAAGCTGTGTCTGAATCTGATAGG GAACAAGAGAAAGTTAGAGATTATAGTGTTccaaagaagaaaaacaagttGTTGAAAAATGAGAAGTCTGATTCTAAAGGAAATGTTGTACCAATCAAATCTGTGTCTAATCCAAACCACCTCAAGTCTGACTCTGACAAAATAATTTCAAAATATGTGGAGTCTAGAAAAG GGCTATCACGATGCACATACCTGACACTTGGACagtgggtgttccaagcatatgaccgAAT AAGAGTTTcttatgtaaatggtttgaagcACCATCTGATAAGTGTGAGTCAATTGTGTGATGCTGGTTATGAAGTAAGATTTCGTTCTAATAAGGGAATAGTTTTGGATTTAGAAAGCAATGTGGTGTTAATTGCAAATAGAGATGAGTCCTTGTACTCTTTTGACATGAGAAATCCAACTGTCTCCAAAGAAGTTTGTTTCATGTCAAAGACTCAAGATGAGCtaaattggttgtggcataagaggCTGTCTCATATGAATTTGAAAGACATCAACAAGCTGTACAAGAAGGAGTTGGTGTCGGGTCTTCCAGTGATCAAATATGAGAAGGACAAGCTGTGTGGCTCTTGTGAAAAAGGAAAGCAGCACAAGGCCTCTTTCAAGTTAAAGTCATGCTCAACCATTGACAGTTGTTTagatttgcttcacatggatct GGGGAGAAAACCTGAAATTGGTTTTCTTAgaatgtttggaagtccttgtTACATTCTAAATCAGAAAGAccatcttggaaagtttgaTGAAAAGGCAGATGAAGGTATCCTACTTGGATATGTAACAATGATGAAGGCTTACAGGGTTTACAATAAGAGAACAAATACTATTGAAAACTCTGTAAATGTAAGTATTGATGAAGGTTGCTCTAAGCCAGCTTGCTCTCCACCTGAAGATAAagatattgattttgaagaactgGATGTTCCTGAGAATGAGCCTCCCTCTAATCCACCAGTTGAAAACAATGATGCTCAAACTCAGGGGGAGCAATTGAATGAAAAAGAAGAGTTaagtttttttgaaaatgtATAA
- the LOC122610359 gene encoding uncharacterized protein LOC122610359 — protein sequence MEGAMNNHIAQMIREEVAINVQREFEKRDAKDKGKKNEEEKEVEIEGAFRTSQCPSHLKVIFTVGMLRNSGERWWDGLLAIKKGALDNVEWPEFKELFFKEFRSEAEVTKLRSEFLNDCQGNMSLNEFRAQFLDKAQFCPEFLENDQLLKEQFYLKLRKNLREKINLRQMESFSMLADVARDHEIEMSRVDEGVLKRRYEDVNSPSKRPRQESSSSNHSNRRNVPFCRQCKKNHSGVCRAADKGCYTYGKPGHTSREWANRSFVATRVIHVIPVSKLCLENTLQVEVGNGRMELVKDVYKGCEIKISLELFQANLIPFPMGEFDIILGMDWLSSCNAKIACDEKAVYLKTSKGEDLVVYGDRKERSIFVCTFACAKRYISHGCHAYLSHIVDVEKQPLFIKDIPIVNEFADVFLEDLPGIPPERQYEFSIDLIPGANPIAKAPYRLAPTEM from the exons ATGGAAGGGGCTATGAATAATCATATAGCTCAAATGATCAGGGAAGAGGTTGCAATTAACGTGCAACGAGAATTTGAGAAACGTGATGCCAAGGATAAAGGCAAGAAGAATGAAGAGGAGAAGGAGGTGGAA ATAGAAGGGGCTTTCCGTACTAGTCAATGCCCCTCACATCTTAAAGTTATATTTACGGTGGGCATGCTTAGAAACAGTGGGGAAAGATGGTGGGATGGTTTGTTGGCTATCAAGAAAGGGGCGCTAGATAATGTGGAATGGCCCGAATTTAAAGAATTGTTCTTCAAGGAGTTCCGGTCGGAGGCCGAGGTAACTAAGTTGAGGAGTGAATTCCTCAATGATTGTCAAGGCAACATGAGCTTGAACGAATTTCGAGCCCAATTCTTGGACAAGGCTCAATTTTGTCCGGAATTTCTTGAGAATGACCAATTGCTCAAGGAGCAATTTTATTTGAAGTTGAGGAAGAACCTTCGGGAGAAGATTAACTTGCGTCAAATGGAGTCTTTCTCCATGTTGGCGGATGTGGCTCGGGATCATGAAATTGAGATGTCAAGGGTTGATGAAGGTGTTTTGAAGAGAAGGTATGAGGATGTAAATTCCCCAAGCAAGCGGCCTAGACAAGAGAGTAGTTCCAGTAACCACTCAAATCGaagaaatgttcctttttgtcGCCAATGCAAGAAAAATCATTCGGGGGTATGTAGGGCGGCGGATAAGGGCTGTTATACTTATGGGAAGCCGGGGCACACTAGTCGGGAAT gggcgaatagatcatttgttgcaACTAGAGTAATTCATGTTATTCCCGTGTCTAAGTTATGTCTAGaaaatactttgcaagttgaggTTGGTAATGGTAGGATGGAGTTAGTGAAGGATGTGTATAAAGggtgtgaaatcaaaatttcTTTGGAACTCTTCCAAGCTAATCTAATTCCTTTTCCAATGGGAGAGTTTGACATAATcttgggtatggattggttgagctcttgtaACGCCAAGATCGCATGTGATGAAAAAGCGGTATATTTGAAGACTTCTAAGGGCGAAGACTTGGTGGTTTACGGTGATAGGAAGGAGCGTTCTATATTCGTGTGTACTTTTGCTTGTGCAAAACGTTACATATCTCATGGATGCCATGCTTATCTTTCTCACATCGTAGATGTTGAGAAGCAACCCCTATTTATCAAAGACATCCCTATTGTTAATGAATTCGCCGATGTTTTTCTTGAAGACTTGCCGGGCATTCCTCCCGAACGGCAATATGAATTCTCAATTGATCTTATTCCGGGAGCCAACCCCATTGCTAAAGCTCCTTATCGTTTGGCTCCAACGGAAATGtaa